The genomic DNA TAATTTGATGATTTGGTCATAATTTTCAAATTAACCAACTATGCGCTATATCATATTAAGTACTATTATGTATTATTTCTTCTTTGTCAACTCAACTTACAATTGTTTCGCCCAGGCGTGCTGCTCAGGTGGTGTGCCGCTTGCCGGATCAATCGGCACCGGGACCGCAACAGCCAAAAACATGCAGGTCCTGATAACTTATGATGTAAATTTACTCAAAGATCTGATAGATACCGGCACGAAGCTTCAGGATGAGAACAGACAACGGACGGTACATTCCATTTTAACAGAGTTTAATTATGGAATTAGTAAACCCTTTACAATTACAGCATTATTTTCCTATATCATACAACAAAGAAAAGTTCTGCAAACTAATGGGGAAAAGGATAAACTCCTTGTGTTTGGTATGGGAGATATGGTTTTTCTTATAAAATATAACTTACTATGGAACAGGCCTAACTTACGCTGGTCAGGCGCTGTAGGAGCCGGTTCAAAAATACCTGTTGGCAGGTCTGATCTTACAGAAAATGGCATTTTACTCCCTGCAGATCTGCAGCCTGGTTCAGGGGCCTGGGATGGAATGTTTTGGTTTTATGCAGCAAGGCAACTTACCTCTACTAATCCTTT from Cytophagales bacterium includes the following:
- a CDS encoding transporter — its product is MRYIILSTIMYYFFFVNSTYNCFAQACCSGGVPLAGSIGTGTATAKNMQVLITYDVNLLKDLIDTGTKLQDENRQRTVHSILTEFNYGISKPFTITALFSYIIQQRKVLQTNGEKDKLLVFGMGDMVFLIKYNLLWNRPNLRWSGAVGAGSKIPVGRSDLTENGILLPADLQPGSGAWDGMFWFYAARQLTSTNPFRLESMATYRITGTNHNFYANSSPDLGYKFGNEFQYVIGAAYTITSKLMMSDALLQVRYRSTTADMVGGSIIPNTGGRWLYLIPGINLQTNQKLSFRLTGEIPVYRHLSGTQLSTSYKFNISILYKGISKNYTIHSPLSRGARGVF